From the Corythoichthys intestinalis isolate RoL2023-P3 chromosome 15, ASM3026506v1, whole genome shotgun sequence genome, one window contains:
- the LOC130931190 gene encoding gremlin-1-like translates to MAKWTRVACSLLFILGSLSSPAECKRNRGPQRGSQGGAIPHPDKSRPNESERRPRPPQGGASSPADEVLESSQEALHVTERQYLKRDWCKTQPLKQTIHEEGCVSRTIINRFCYGQCNSFYIPRHIRREEGAFQSCSFCKPKRFTTMTFTLNCPDLQPPTKKKRIQRVKQCRCISIDLD, encoded by the coding sequence ATGGCCAAGTGGACGCGCGTGGCATGCAGCCTGCTCTTCATCCTCGGCTCGCTGTCCTCTCCGGCGGAGTGCAAACGTAACCGAGGCCCGCAGAGGGGCTCCCAGGGTGGCGCCATCCCTCACCCCGACAAGAGCAGGCCGAACGAATCGGAGCGGCGCCCTCGACCCCCGCAGGGCGGCGCCTCGTCCCCGGCCGATGAAGTTCTGGAGTCCAGCCAGGAGGCTTTACACGTGACCGAGCGTCAGTATTTGAAGCGGGATTGGTGCAAGACGCAGCCCCTCAAGCAGACCATCCACGAGGAGGGCTGCGTCAGCCGCACCATCATCAACCGCTTCTGCTACGGCCAGTGCAACAGCTTCTACATCCCCCGCCACATCCGCCGGGAGGAGGGCGCCTTCCAATCGTGCTCCTTCTGCAAACCCAAGCGCTTCACCACCATGACCTTTACTTTGAACTGTCCCGATCTGCAGCCGCCCACGAAGAAGAAACGCATCCAACGCGTTAAACAGTGCCGATGTATATCCATTGACTTGGACTAG